The Kaustia mangrovi genome has a segment encoding these proteins:
- a CDS encoding DNA transposition protein — protein sequence MARDRRDRGTLDLLAWEPPELVHRFDEKRVRSSSMRARIAQAVSETCKESGRTRDEIAEAMSAWLGEDVSRAMLDAYASPAREAHTISYLRLLALVHVTGDIRLLQMGAEIFGQSVVEDRWLPWVEVGQLADRRDEINGAFDAARRAARRGARG from the coding sequence ATGGCACGGGACCGCCGCGACAGGGGCACGCTGGACCTTCTTGCCTGGGAGCCACCCGAGCTGGTGCACCGCTTCGACGAGAAGCGGGTCCGGTCGTCGTCTATGCGCGCACGGATCGCCCAGGCGGTCTCGGAGACCTGCAAGGAAAGCGGCCGGACGCGGGATGAGATCGCGGAGGCGATGAGCGCCTGGCTCGGCGAGGACGTCAGCCGGGCGATGCTCGACGCCTATGCGAGCCCCGCGCGCGAGGCCCACACCATCTCCTATCTGCGCCTCCTGGCGCTCGTCCACGTCACCGGCGACATCCGCCTGCTCCAGATGGGCGCGGAGATCTTCGGGCAGTCGGTGGTCGAGGATCGATGGTTGCCCTGGGTGGAGGTCGGCCAACTCGCCGACCGGCGGGACGAGATCAATGGCGCGTTCGATGCGGCACGGCGTGCGGCCAGGAGGGGGGCGCGCGGATGA